Proteins encoded in a region of the Methanofollis tationis genome:
- a CDS encoding glycosyltransferase family 2 protein — MMKTEATIQFHRDSIPIDLATYKSSAWEGPKRTLAAIPCYNEAVTIGSIILKARKYVDEVLVVDDGSSDDTAEITRAAGAVVVSHEKNKGYGAALRSCFQYAKEHNIDQMVILDGDGQHDPAMIPGFLASLAGENADIVIGSRFMQKSQNIPGYRVLGMKILDHATAMAGSTGVTDSQSGYRAYSRSAIERIKITGGDMSAGSEILTQMAEKGLKSVEIPITVRYDLENTSSQNPVVHGIGVLTNLMGIICYKQPMLTFCLFGLILAGAGIGVGAWAYSTYSATLIFPYLQSVLSVFLSITGLLLITSGLTINTLVQMIRAKES; from the coding sequence ATGATGAAAACAGAAGCGACAATACAGTTTCATAGGGACAGCATACCCATAGACCTGGCGACCTACAAATCATCTGCCTGGGAGGGCCCAAAACGTACGCTTGCGGCGATTCCCTGTTACAACGAGGCAGTCACCATCGGGTCGATCATCCTGAAAGCCCGGAAATATGTCGACGAAGTCCTGGTGGTCGATGACGGTTCCTCCGACGACACCGCCGAGATCACCAGAGCTGCCGGCGCAGTTGTCGTCTCGCACGAGAAAAACAAGGGCTACGGAGCGGCGCTCAGGTCCTGTTTCCAGTACGCAAAAGAGCACAACATCGACCAGATGGTGATCCTGGACGGTGACGGGCAGCACGATCCCGCCATGATACCCGGGTTCCTCGCCTCTCTTGCCGGGGAGAATGCAGACATCGTCATCGGCTCCCGTTTCATGCAAAAGAGCCAGAACATACCGGGCTACCGCGTTCTGGGAATGAAAATCCTCGATCATGCCACGGCAATGGCCGGGAGCACCGGGGTGACCGACTCGCAGAGCGGCTACCGGGCGTACAGCCGCAGCGCGATCGAACGGATCAAGATCACCGGGGGCGATATGAGCGCCGGATCGGAGATCCTGACACAGATGGCGGAGAAGGGCCTGAAAAGCGTGGAGATCCCGATCACCGTCAGATATGATCTCGAAAACACCTCTTCACAGAACCCGGTCGTGCACGGTATCGGCGTGCTCACCAACCTGATGGGAATCATCTGTTACAAACAGCCGATGCTCACGTTCTGCCTCTTCGGGCTCATACTTGCCGGCGCCGGCATCGGCGTGGGAGCGTGGGCATACTCGACGTATTCGGCGACCCTGATATTCCCCTATCTGCAGTCGGTGCTGAGCGTATTTTTGAGCATCACCGGGCTGCTCCTGATCACCTCAGGGCTCACCATCAATACGCTCGTCCAGATGATCAGGGCAAAGGAGTCATGA